The genomic interval TCTCAACTGATGTTGGGCGGATTTCCAGGTTAGAGTTTTTCGACTGCAACGCTCTTATTGAAAATAGTTTGAATCTAGGCCatgttgtttgttttgattgcgcaacacatctttaaaaaaaaggttgtGTCGCCGCCGAACAATACCATAGCCATGTGTTTTTGAGTTAGATGAGTTAGAAGGCGGGTTTCACTTTGCATGCTGAGAGCAATCCATAGTAACCCGACAATGCCTAGACACCATCTTACTGTGCCATgtacttttcaattttagctACAATTTCCCAACAAACAGTGCGACTATTGGGGCCCAAAGTTAGTACTTGTGAATTATTTCAGCCATTATCTTATTTGATATAAGCAATTATCTCCTTGGACGATCTTTTTTAGCCACTCATTTGTCTCGACAAGCCTACTCAATTTGCATTCGCCGAAATGAGGGATTTTGTGCTATTTGCTACGTTCCTTCCATTGTTCCTCCTGCTCCTACAGCAGCTGATCAGGTACGTCCAAAGAAGGTTTGCTTTCCGCAGAGTACTCCTCATCTCTTGTTGACAATCTCGATTGAATTGCTGACTTCTTCAGCTATTGTCATGTTTGATTATTAAAAGAATTgtgtttgatttttattttcaggCATCCTATGGATTAGAGTGAGTTTTCAGAACGGGCAATACCTTTCATTGTATAATGATTTGAAACGAACGATTGAGAGGTCTAAAAATGAGGTGGTTCCTATGGTTTCGCACAAAGACTTTTAATTCAAGAAACTTAAACTCAAAATCAACTCGAAAATAGTAGATACAAACCAACCCTCTCATATTTTTTCAGCAAAGGCGCTGCTGCGGTTCATGATCTGGACTGCCGCTTTGACTATCTGCAGGTGAGCAGTCATTTGATCAGAAAAGCAAGTACTTGGGTTTAATTAAAGATAATCAAAATCCATTCTAATTAGATCCCAAATGCCGAGGCCTTTCCATTGCCAGTGGCCATGCCTGGAACACCTCTTACCAATATGATTGGAAAGCAACTATTTTGCGGGCGAATCTTCAACGTCGACGTGGCTGCCGCTCTCCCCGCTTCCGTTTGTTGTTAGTATCGATTcaaattggaatgaaaaaCTCTCACAAATATCTTGCATCCGACCTTCAGAGCCAATTATCCAAAAAAACACTGGATCTAAGAACAATCTCCTACTTTTGCAGCAACTACGGCGCCATTTCGCCTTGGATTCTCGACGGGTGGTGGAGAATTTACCAATATGGCAACCCCTGAGAAGAACGAATTGATGGGCGCCCCTGGTGGGATTGTGGGTTTTAGTTTGGATTACAGGCAAATTCCCTGTTGATGAACACGAACATTGATTATACATTTTGTTCGATTGGCCTCTGTTATACAGAGTGCGTTGTTTAGTTCTGCAAAGAAACCTTTTATTGACAACACcatgaaatgagaaataaatTGCCTTATGTAAACGAAACAAAGTCCTGAAAGCGTCAACTCTTGATTAGGCTACAATGTGTAGTGTAAAGTGTAGTTGCTTTTTGTGATGAATTAATGCCATTTAAACAAAAGATcttttaaaacacatttccAATGACAGTCTAGTGAAATGTGTCCTCAGGGTGTTGATGTATTGATCTATTCCATGAACAAAGTTTTATAGAGGCTATTCAATTAAAGTTTCACGGCAGGAACGGGGCATGctaagtgaaggaaattcaagaaaaatttaGTGCGGGCAATCCTGacattgagcattttgaggaagacaaATCATAGACGAGACAAATATTACAGCCAACCTGCACCGGGCATAGGCTGAATTTCTCAGTTAATTCACTTTCCCGGCTTGTTGAAATACACACACAAGGTTCTGTTATTGAACCAAGAGTTTAGTACAGTGACAGAACTGTATAAaagataacttttttttgagttttgtggCACACCCCGCTCGATAGATGAAAGTTCAATTGGATCCAAGAGAGTGCCAGTGCAGGTGGGCTATAACGTTGGTtgtctccctcctcaaaatgctgaaaatcagtgttgccgcaatacatttttcttgaatttcctttgcttcacatTCCCTCTTTTAAAGATGTTCCAACTCAACTCTTGAAGATATCCATTATAAGGATGATGTTTCATACTGAAGTTCGGTGCATTGTTAATTGAATtaaatggcttgaaaaaagtaTAACTCgcacaaaacaaaaaagttgattttatAATGTTCGTTTAAAAAAGGACGATTGTTTTTGAGACAACAAGTGAAGTATCCCTGCAATTTATGATAACCAGGGCTTAAAAAGCTACCGAAAAAAGTAACCGTTGCTCTTTAGAAAAGTAACATTAACGTAAGTTtgcaggaaaaaaaagatagaaGGGTTCAAGGATTAAGGGTTATTTggttttaatcattttttacttttactAATACTTTTGGACAAGCATTTTTCATCCTTCTGttgatgtttaaaaaaaagttaaaataaGATAATTATTCCACTGGTTTgaagagaggaaaatcagagtttcattttgaggctaaccaAGGAGTTTTGTCATGGAACTTGTGACGcgtcacagaaaatgtaaattgataacgCCTAATCACACCCTCCCGTGGTTATTaacttgatcccatcagtagaaaataagtcattgctttttgagtaacgctaccggtAATGCGTTGCTATTCTGCCAAAGTAACGGTATGGGTAACGGAACGGTTTTTTAACCCTCCCGTTACCGAtgctttcttctttcttcaacaagagaaagaaaaaatgtgtaaCAATTTCCTCACTCAACGGTTGACAAGTTATCTGCAATGTCCAGTGTCTCTGTTTAGTTTCGTCATTGCCAgaactttttgtttcatgtttctaGCAACAGCCACAaagagaaatttgaaaaagcatgaaaatTTCTACCTAAACTACTCTTCCCGgagaacaacaataacaacaacaacagtaatCAATCTGAAATTATTTATTGACAACactttgaaatagaaattCATTTAAGACTAGTAACAATATACATATCTATGAGCATGGAGATTGTCTGTAAGTCAAGTCGTATCCTTTCTCGGCCATCGTAGGCTCTAAGGAGAAAGTGTCCAAGTAGAAAGGTTCGGCACGAgctgtaattgaaaaaaaacatgagagAATGATCGTACACTTCAATATCACATATGATAAGAATAACCTCGGATAATTCCATTGAGATTGCTGCCCTCTTCGGCATCAAATCGCTCTCCACAAATCATTGCCGCAGTGGGCGCAGGAAGACCAACTGtcacaaaagcaaaagtgCATTCCATCTATTGGAGAGAAATCAAGAATCGGTCAATTCCAGTAGACCATGTCAATGCGtattttagaacagaccgtTTTGGCTTTTCCAGCCATTCCACCGTCCAGCAACTTAAACGATTCTAGGCTTGTAGCTGAGAAATCAGTGTTGCAATAACCTGAAAGGAGTAATCATTGTTAAGAGAATTGTAAAACGGGAAGAAGATGTCAGACAAGAAGATGCGTTCAAATTCTAAGAGCAAGGTGTTGTATCGAGTGAAGGGGcataatcataaaaaaatatccCATGGTGATAGGCAATTTTGGTTCAATGAGAGGAGACGGACTTGAACCAAAGAATAAGAAACTCTAGCCGGACGAGTGATTACGAAGATTCATCCTATAATCCAAAATCAACTTCAGAATACCCTGTGGTATTGATCAAGGGCGAGTTAAACCCATCCAGTTATTGAATTGCAACATCAAAACACTGTTCGGATTCAAACCGAAGACGAAATTGTGTCTTTACAACAATCAGTATTattgttccaagttttttcATGCCAGAGCCAAGAGAGGATTGGCAAAGGCAAGAGATTGCTCGGATTCATTGGGAAAGATGAATTTAGAAATAAATTGTCACCATAATTTACCAGACTCTCTTCGGAAGCAAGTGCGATAACGTTGATTGTGCAACATGACCATGCTACCATAAGCATAGGATTGGAAATTTCCACCGATgccagtgaaatattgcgtgCAGAATGCGGGGGctcttgaaaagaagaaaaaaacccaTTGATTATCTAGTAAATAAGCAACCTATGGCGAATATACATGGTTGACCAAATGATTGTTGCTAGTAGGGTCAAAACAGTCGAAATCATTATTCATCGAGCATTAGACAACATTCAATGGTTGCAAACCACATATCGAGGATGTCCAAATTAGATTCGGCGATTCACGTCGGGTCTAAATCAGTTTCAATAGTGCaccaaaaaagtttcattttcaccATAACACATTGTGNNNNNNNNNNNNNNNNNNNNNNNNNNNNNNNNNNNNATACAAAATTTCGTCGAACTTGCTCAAGAGCTTCCttaaaggtaaaaaaaaatatcatttcttaaATTGGTGCAAGAGCCAAAGGAATGAGACTCGTCCCGTCAAAGAAACCAGCCAtcaaataattatttttcCGATTGTATCTGTCTGAGGGCAAAATTTTCCTTGAGAAAAGTCGGGAGGAAAATTGAACCTGGAACCTCTAATAATAGGAAACTACCCTTACCACTCTACCACATCTCCATAAAAGCTAAACTTCAATGACGAGTTCTTAACTGACGTCACATAAGCAGAACATTGTTTGACTGCACAGagctctttttgctctttacAAGAGTCTCACATCAGTATCATTATGAGTGTGTTTTCGTTCATCTCAGTTTGCCAACCCGAAACCAAATCAATAATACCTGGAGGGACTTGAGCACTCGTAGTAAGTGACCTTAACCTTGTGTCGTTGAGTACCAGTGGTAGCAAGAGCACCAGCAGCACCAGCAGCACCATAGTTGAAGGAAATCATTCCTGCGATTCCAGCCTGTCCAGTTTCTAGGTACACTGCAAGAAAACAAAGAGAATGAGCTCACGGGATATTACATAAACGATGATGTGTTTTGAACTACGTACTGTGTTGTCCATCTAACATGCCGCAAACCACAGGGGGGCTATAACGTGTGGGACTGGTCACCGTAATCGAGTCGGTGCAAAGGCCTACAAACCAAAAGAAGGCATGTTTTACCTCATGATTATTCTGCAATCATTCAGGGGAATCTCACCAGTGTCACTCACTCCCATCTGAGTGGAAATGAAGTCCAAGCGGATTTGGCacaaatcttcaaaaaaaaaaacaattacaCATGACCAACGGGAGCGTCAAGCAACGGATTAGTGATCTTTACCATTAACGATGCGGCTGAAAGTATATGAGCATGAACTTGTGGCCCCTGTCTGAAAGCCAGGATAACCAGGATTCTAAAACAAATCAAGTTAAGATTTATATCAGGCATCCGTAATGGGACTTGAAATGTACTCGACTCACAGTAATGTAGGTGCAATTGCGTGTCACCGTGCTTCCACATGCTGAAATTGAGCTTTTACAGCACAGACCGAAACCTGGAAGGAAACAATGTGTAGAAGAACAGGCATGGCTTTGAAACATGGCTGTGAGATATGATAATCTTACCGGATGCACAATTGCCAATGGTGGTTCCACCGGTGGATGCACATTCACTTTTGGTGAGGCAAGTTCCATGTTCGCCCCCTGTTCCCACACAGCCTTCGTTCTAAAAGTAAAAACGTTCCCTGTTAGCTTGAACTGAATGTGAGTGTAcataaaaaggaaaataagttcgaacaatgaggtTCTTCAATGAAATCTTTCATATAAATGGCTAAAAATTGAGGGTGTTCAAAAGTGCTGGAACTTTTCAATGAGTGATTAGAGACAGAGCAGGCAAGAGATCCGAAAAGCAGCAAAAAAATACagtaaaaggaaaaaaagaaaagttcaaTTCTTGATTAATATCTT from Tigriopus californicus strain San Diego chromosome 5, Tcal_SD_v2.1, whole genome shotgun sequence carries:
- the LOC131880610 gene encoding uncharacterized protein LOC131880610; this encodes MDKSLTWVILFVLVDISLARDERFFSLFNVVKFKNEGCVGTGGEHGTCLTKSECASTGGTTIGNCASGFGLCCKSSISACGSTVTRNCTYITNPGYPGFQTGATSSCSYTFSRIVNDLCQIRLDFISTQMGVSDTGLCTDSITVTSPTRYSPPVVCGMLDGQHMYLETGQAGIAGMISFNYGAAGAAGALATTGTQRHKVKVTYYECSSPSRAPAFCTQYFTGIGGNFQSYAYGSMVMLHNQRYRTCFRRESGYCNTDFSATSLESFKLLDGGMAGKAKTMECTFAFVTVGLPAPTAAMICGERFDAEEGSNLNGIIRARAEPFYLDTFSLEPTMAEKGYDLTYRQSPCS